In Platichthys flesus chromosome 21, fPlaFle2.1, whole genome shotgun sequence, the following are encoded in one genomic region:
- the dlec1 gene encoding deleted in lung and esophageal cancer protein 1 — MEAALEEPETSQHPTVDTGLSSHRPTSGESQDISHILANTFKDLYTQGIFGTDSLNDLIKKESDWSCSHDKYVEELQQANSEYSRCIQEADMLESHIIHARNQATAIESQEYKRLNPGGICDQEGIFTVQSAFSWCVDSDLLEMHNLISPKDYLPTQKPRVRPPPPVKLDPAKSTISYAMHMSKEPQDDGYTLIPSPEKTVLNKSDLSLMFESRFETPRENTPSERPNQSKPSPKWKPSAKEKAEVRDVLKRLKDRHTFLRNPHFLPPNAQHGGRSLIQPSSRVVKREVGSKGMREQSSTDDPVPVFLANPSVVLFTDYSVGHVTETTLELKNLTSSSRHIRVNPPTTPYFSIGLGRFPGEGGVVAPGMSCKYTVQFTPDSLADYEDFILVESHVETLLVVPIAAKRPPPILTLPRILDCGYCLIGGVKFVEFLCRNIGLSAGTFCVIPKNQWPASNLRSVARTYFSEQPPFAISPSLFVLQPGEATVVEVVFFPIIAEKSCQVFTVVCDNCQVKDISIEGEGQMIAFELVSVSGQKERLVIGEGHDLTAEHFVRFSSCNPHSVKHKRIIIRNNVHVELPFHWQIMKPNIHPLLPGETPLPSHIQFHLATDDAFSVSPLTGLLAPCQDQEFLFTFGPKELKDYHSVCHLVLRDVPQLQPQPSENSILQPVRTGSKVNDVIVMEIEVKGSTEPYQVLLDPYAVVIPGEIFICTTTQRPFKLWNHSKTFICFQWERMNSGSHIIEVEPSTGRIEQNECFDLDLIVTGGKPERVVTSLVCHIEHRHEPITLPVEVSFKGPTVTVGVPSVDFGLMRLGEQTQTSLLLTNTTQIEASWTIRGSQHDHQDTQMLMEPCSGVLPPLASCSVDVIFKPRFCQQFETELELGVENGTGCHLSVRADVQSPQVCLLNCELLLSELYVGVPAKAAVTLFNQTLLPADFQWKAQLQGKQASLCSASFDPSSGSLGPNASVEVTVTFTSHTDLELTEMAALCEVQGMNSYLVLVISASNIKELSVIYSLPSVGSNPDDKSPSTLLDFGVDVVCKRPVTKQLLMTNQTAIPAPFTIEPEYFSCHASKPNNQQEKRFAYVKKPLHSIQAKIMEEKAHEEFVSSLLAHGKGAAFFVLPNTGTLGPFETLTVDVTAYTDMWGEYRDNLICKVGELDTTLIQIQMAVTGCPLYFQITGPLAEDQNQGPIIQFGMHVSGGDTVSRSLRINNPTMHNIRMDWETYNIDQNDHRLVDVVVKCGPAFPIKDADGNEVLSGALRLSDGNIRTGRERIRPPGSDGSSSSLQSQTDTDEEEMCDENEASLYPFPANEKLFTVHIRPHMGNLSDYPYCITPQQILIPAKGSGTFHVSFTPLTLSGSALESRCVGLALGFMSLDSKMATCVPGKVERAQGLDLEPLRLDLLAGVNPAVLVVEMEKEDGVLQFHASTGDLQRAPSERELIVQEFDITKSLQLKNTLKMPLHFRLGTQPPFTVLRPQPRMRTSSSSNSPTGDRDSLVLQPQKSMQVKVAFHCSRCLLDHVDQADEDVPPGVTLIHDANGPRKLRFQQNLLIHFSNNSLQTVPLCAFLDLSALQLSTQSINFGFCYVGQMQTREIHLYSCGAHTYWKSVIESDEEELCVFRVTPDFGLLRPKEYVSSCRECLQISFTPSEAREFRATVLIQSPLLKTPLTLQLQGTGSFDEAYWSN, encoded by the exons ATGGAAGCTGCTTTGGAAGAACCGGAGACGAGCCAACACCCAACAGTTGACACAGGTTTGAGCAGCCATAGACCCACCTCAGGAGAATCACAG GATATTTCCCATATATTGGCAAACACTTTCAAGGACCTCTACACGCAAGGCATCTTTGGGACAGACTCTTTGAACGACCTCATCAAGAAAGAGAGTGATTGGAGCTGCTCCCATGACAAAtatgtggaggagctgcagcag GCTAACTCTGAATACAGCCGTTGTATACAAGAGGCAGACATGTTGGAGAGTCACATAATTCATGCCAGAAATCAAGCAACAGCCATAGAAAGCCAGGAATACAAGAGACTAAATCCAGGGGGCATTTGTGATCAAGAGGGCATCTTTACAG TCCAATCAGCCTTTTCCTGGTGTGTAGACAGTGATCTCCTCGAAATGCACAACCTGATTTCCCCAAAGGACTACTTACCCACACAAAAACCACGAGTcagaccaccaccaccag TAAAATTGGATCCTGCTAAGTCCACCATCTCCTACGCCATGCACATGTCCAAGGAGCCACAGGATGATGGTTATACGCTCATTCCCAGTCCAGAAAAGACTGTGTTGAATAAATCCGACCTCAGCCTGATGTTTGAGTCCAGATTCGAAACACCAAGGGAGAATACTCCCAGTGAG aggcCGAATCAGTCCAAACCCAGCCCGAAGTGGAAGCCAAGTGCGAAAGAGAAGGCAGAGGTGAGGGATGTGCTCAAGAGGCTGAAAGATCGACACACCTTCCTTCGGAATCCTCACTTCCTTCCCCCGAACGCTCAGCATGGCGGCAGGTCCCTCATCCAGCCCAGTAGCAGAGTCGTGAAGAGAGAGGTCGGGAGTAAAGGGATGAGGGAACAAAG CTCAACTGATGATCCCGTTCCAGTCTTCCTGGCAAATCCTTCGGTGGTGCTTTTTACTGACTACAGCGTGGGACATGTTACTGAG ACAACACTGGAGCTGAAAAACTTGACTTCCTCGAGCCGTCATATCCGAGTCAACCCACCTACCACTCCTTACTTCTCTATTGGCCTGG GGCGATTCCCTGGTGAGGGTGGTGTTGTTGCCCCCGGGATGAGCTGTAAGTACACGGTGCAGTTCACTCCAGACTCCTTGGCGGACTATGAGGACTTCATACTGGTGGAGAGCCATGTGGAGACCCTGCTGGTGGTGCCCATCGCCGCCAAGCGACCCCCTCCAATACTCACCT TACCAAGAATTCTGGATTGTGGCTACTGTCTGATTGGTGGAGTTAAATTTGTTGAGTTTCTTTGCCGGAACATTGGTCTCAGCGCCGGGACCTTCTGCGTCATCCCAAAGAACCAGTGGCCAGCCTCAAACCTAAGG TCCGTGGCCAGAACATACTTTTCTGAGCAGCCACCCTTTGCAATCAGCCCATCTCTTTTTGTGCTGCAGCCTGGAGAGGCCACAGTcgtggag gtggtTTTCTTCCCCATCATTGCTGAGAAGAGCTGTCAGGTTTTCACAGTCGTCTGTGACAACTGCCAGGTGAAAGACATCTCTATCGAAG gtgaAGGTCAGATGATCGCTTTCGAGCTTGTGTCCGTGTCTGGGCAGAAGGAGCGTCTTGTAATCGGGGAAGGGCACGACCTCACTGCAGAGCACTTTGTCCGTTTCAGCTCATGCAACCCTCACTCCGTGAAGCATAAAAGAATCATCATTAGAAACAATGT CCACGTGGAGCTGCCTTTCCACTGGCAGATCATGAAGCCCAACATCCACCCTCTGCTTCCAGGGGAAACCCCTCTGCCTTCCCATATCCAGTTCCACCTGGCCACAGATGATGCTTTCAGTGTCAGCCCTCTCACAGGCCTTCTGGCCCCCTGTCAGGACCAAGAGTTCCTGTTTACGTTCGGTCCCAAAGAG TTGAAGGACTACCACAGTGTCTGTCACTTGGTCTTGAGAGATGTCCCACAGCTGCAACCACAGCCCAGTGAAAATAG TATCCTCCAGCCTGTGCGCACTGGCTCCAAGGTGAACGATGTCATCGTCATGGAGATAGAAGTCAAGGGTTCAACGGAGCCGTACCAGGTCCTGCTTGATCCCTACGCTGTGGTGATACCTGGAGAGATTTTTATTTGCACCACCACCCAGAGGCCGTTTAAG TTGTGGAACCACAGCAAGACCTTCATCTGTTTTCAGTGGGAAAGGATGAACAGTGGCAGCCACATAATAGAAGTAGAGCCCTCTACTGGCCGAATAG AGCAGAACGAGTGCTTTGATTTGGATTTAATTGTGACTGGAGGGAAACCGGAGAGGGTCGTGACTAGTCTGGTTTGCCACATAGAGCACCGACATGAGCCCATCACACTGCCTGTGGAAGTCTCCTTCAAG GGTCCCACAGTGACCGTGGGTGTGCCCAGTGTGGACTTTGGGCTCATGAGGCTCGGGGAGCAGACGCAGaccagcctcctcctcaccaACACCACCCAGATTGAGGCCTCCTGGACTATCAGGGGAAGTCAACATGACCATCAAGACACACAG ATGCTAATGGAGCCATGCAGTGGTGTGCTGCCCCCCCTGGCCTCTTGCAGTGTGGACGTGATCTTCAAGCCACGTTTCTGTCAGCAGTTTGAAACAGAGTTGGAGCTGGGGGTGGAAAATGGAACCGGATG TCACCTGTCAGTGCGAGCAGATGTGCAGTCTCCTCAGGTGTGTCTGTTAAACTGTGAGCTGCTCCTCTCGGAACTCTATGTTGGAGTTCCTGCCAAGGCCGCTGTCACTCTCTTCAACCAGACCCTGCTGCCTGCAGACTTTCAATGGAAG GCTCAGCTGCAGGGCAAACAGGCTTCACTGTGTTCAGCCTCTTTTGACCCCTCCTCTGGTTCTCTGGGACCCAATGCCAGCGTAGAGGTCACCGTGACTTTTACCTCTCACACAGAC ctggagctgaCTGAGATGGCTGCTCTCTGTGAGGTCCAGGGGATGAACTCTTATCTTGTTCTTGTCATCTCGGCTTCCAATATCAAGGAACTCAGCGTGATATACTCGCTGCCAAGTGTCGG CTCCAACCCGGATGATAAAAGCCCCTCGACATTGCTCGACTTCGGAGTCGATGTTGTTTGTAAGAGACCTGTAACGAAGCAGTTGCTGATGACCAATCAAACTGCCATCCCCGCTCCTTTCACCATAGAGCCTGAGTATTTCAGCTGCCATGCCTCCAAGCCAAATAACCAGCAAGAGAAAAG ATTCGCATATGTTAAGAAGCCGCTTCACTCCATTCAAGCTAAAATCATGGAGGAAAAAGCACATGAGG AATTTGTTAGCAGCCTGCTGGCTCATGGGAAAGGTGCGGCGTTCTTTGTGCTGCCGAACACAGGCACGCTGGGACCGTTTGAGACCCTGACTGTGGATGTGACAGCCTACACTGACATGTGGGGAGAATACAGAGACAATCTCATATGCAAA gtggGGGAACTTGACACCACGCTCATTCAAATACAAATGGCAGTGACTGGATGTCCACTCTACTTCCAGATTACAGGCCCGCTAGCAGAAGACCAAAACCAAGGGCCGATCATACA GTTTGGAATGCATGTATCTGGAGGGGACACAGTCTCACGCTCTCTTCGCATCAACAATCCCACCATGCATA ACATTCGCATGGACTGGGAGACGTACAACATTGATCAGAACGACCACAGACTGGTGGATGTTGTGGTGAAGTGCGGACCTGCCTTCCCAATCAAAGATGCTGATGGCAATGAGGTGTTAAGCGGAGCCTTGAGACTTTCTGATGGAAACATTCGAACAGGCCGGGAAAGGATTCGCCCTCCAGGCTCTGATGGATCGAGCTCCTCCCTCCAGAGCCAGACT GACACggacgaggaggagatgtgTGACGAAAATGAAGCCTCTCTTTATCCCTTTCCTGCGAATGAAAAACTCTTCACTGTCCACATCCGCCCTCACATGGGCAACCTCTCCGATTATCCCTACTGCATCACGCCTCAGCAAATC TTGATTCCAGCAAAGGGCAGCGGCACATTCCACGTATCTTTCACTCCTTTGACTCTTTCTGGTTCTGCTCTTGAGTCGAGATGTGTGGGCTTAGCTCTGGGCTTCATGAGTCTAGACTCAAAG atgGCTACCTGTGTCCCGGGTAAAGTTGAAAGAGCTCAGGGTTTGGATTTGGAGCCTCTCAGGCTGGATCTTCTAGCAGGCGTTAATCCTGCAGT GCTGGtggtggagatggagaaagaggatGGGGTACTGCAGTTTCATGCCTCCACAGGTGATTTACAGAGGGCACCATCGGAGAGAGAG CTGATAGTGCAGGAATTTGATATCACAAAGAGCCTCCAGCTGAAAAACACCTTGAAGATGCCACTTCACTTCAGGCTGGGAACTCAGCCTCCGTTCACAGTGCTCAGACCTCAGCCTCGCATGAggaccagcagctccagcaacTCGCCGACTGGTGACAGAGATTCTCTGGTGCTGCAACCACAAAAAAGCATGCAG GTGAAAGTGGCGTTCCACTGCTCCCGGTGTCTTCTGGACCATGTGGACCAGGCAGATGAGGACGTCCCTCCTGGGGTGACATTGATCCACGATGCCAATGGGCCGAGGAAGCTGAGGTTCCAGCAAAATCTCCTGATTCACTTCAGCAACAACAGCCTGCAG ACCGTCCCTCTCTGTGCATTTCTGGATCTTTCTGCTCTGCAGCTGTCCACCCAGAGCATCAACTTTGGGTTCTGCTATGTGGGCCAGATGCAGACAAGGGAAATTCACCTATACTCTTGTGGAGCTCACACATATTGGAAATCAGTTATAG agtCAGATGAggaggagttgtgtgtgttcagagtgACACCAGACTTTGGGCTTCTCAGGCCCAAGGAATAtgtcagcagctgcagggagtGTCTCCAGATCAGCTTCACTCCcag TGAGGCCAGAGAGTTCAGAGCCACAGTGCTGATCCAGTCTCCACTGTTGAAGACCCCCCTCACGCTGCAGCTCCAGGGCACAGGGTCCTTTGATGAAGCATACTGGTCAAACTAG